The genomic region ATAGCCCGAATTTTATATTCGGGGGGATTAACAAATAAGCAGTTTCGGTAATCACGAATAAGACGGGCATAAAGCCCGCCTCTTTTGCATTGTATCAACCCGCGAATGGTTTAAACCATTCGCGGGTATTTCAATCTCTAATCACTCACCACTAAACACCCATAAATTAACAGTTGCCCATTGGCTGCTCACCAATTATATTTGCACCCTAAATTTTTTAGACCCTACAAATCATGACAAAAGGACCTATATCACAGTTTATCACCCACCACTATCGTCATTTTAACGCCGCTGCTTTGGTTGATGCTGCCAAAGGCTACGAAACCCACCTGCTTGAAGGCGGTAAAATGTTGGTGAGTCTTGCCGGTGCTATGAGTACAGCCGAATTGGGCATCTCATTGGCAGAAATGATACGTCAGGACAAAGTGGCGATTATAAGCTGTACAGGGGCAAACCTTGAAGAAGATATAATGAACCTTGTGGCGCATACCCATTACAAGCGTGTGCCTAACTACCGTGATTTGAGCCCAAAAGAAGAGTGGGACTTACTTGAGCAAGGGTTTAACCGTGTTACCGATACCTGCATACCTGAGGAGGAAGCATTCCGCCGCATACAACGCCATATACACAAAATATGGAAAGATGCCGAAGACAGCGGCGAGCGCTACTTCCCTCACGAGTATATGTATAAACTGTTGTTGAGCGGTGTAATGAAAGAAAATTACGAAATACCCGTTGAGCACAGTTGGATGATTGCAGCAGCCGAAAAGAACCTACCCATTATTGTTCCCGGTTGGGAAGACAGTACCATGGGTAATATTTTTGCCAGTTACTGCATAAAAGGTGAACTGAAAGCCAGCACCATGAAAAGCGGTATAGAATACATGGTATGGTTGGCCGATTGGTACCGTAAAAACAGCGGTGGCAAAGGCGTAGGTTTCTTCCAGATAGGTGGCGGTATTGCGGGAGATTTTCCCATTTGCGTGGTGCCTATGATGTATCAGGATTTGGAGTGGCATGATGTTCCGTTTTGGAGCTATTTCTGCCAAATCAGTGATTCAACCACATCATACGGTTCATACAGCGGTGCGGTGCCCAATGAAAAAATTACATGGGGTAAATTAGACATTAATACACCTAAGTTTATTGTTGAGTCTGATGCCACCATCGTAGCCCCCTTGATATTCGCTTATTTGCTGGGCTGGTAAGGGCTTCTTCCCTCCACTCACCCCAAGTAAGCAGTTTATCAGAAAAGTAACGTTGCCCGTTTATATTGGCAGCCATTGATAAATTAGTTGAAAAA from Bacteroidota bacterium harbors:
- a CDS encoding deoxyhypusine synthase family protein, which encodes MTKGPISQFITHHYRHFNAAALVDAAKGYETHLLEGGKMLVSLAGAMSTAELGISLAEMIRQDKVAIISCTGANLEEDIMNLVAHTHYKRVPNYRDLSPKEEWDLLEQGFNRVTDTCIPEEEAFRRIQRHIHKIWKDAEDSGERYFPHEYMYKLLLSGVMKENYEIPVEHSWMIAAAEKNLPIIVPGWEDSTMGNIFASYCIKGELKASTMKSGIEYMVWLADWYRKNSGGKGVGFFQIGGGIAGDFPICVVPMMYQDLEWHDVPFWSYFCQISDSTTSYGSYSGAVPNEKITWGKLDINTPKFIVESDATIVAPLIFAYLLGW